The following proteins are encoded in a genomic region of Aliiroseovarius sp. F47248L:
- a CDS encoding calcium/sodium antiporter produces the protein MDLIYAALGLVILLLAGDSLVRGAVNMSLRLGVPALIVSLTIVAFGTSAPELLISVQAIAEGVPGLAMGNVVGSNTANILLVLGVPALISGLSTATCDTKKSYLQMMGATLLFIVLCMGGVITWVQGLVLLAALGLMLSSAFREALSHRRSNHVAANDACCDGEEEVEGADPDMPWWKVILFLFLGLIGLPLGADLLVDASTNIARHYGVSETVIGLTLVALGTSLPELATTVMAALRNQAEVALGNVIGSNMFNLLAIIGIASFIGPIPVELGILQFDLWVMLGTSILLAPFVFLKWHMGRIWGIVLSALYVIYVMIVLGMSG, from the coding sequence TTGGATCTGATCTATGCCGCGCTTGGCCTTGTCATTCTTCTGCTTGCAGGCGACAGCCTTGTGCGCGGGGCGGTGAACATGTCGCTGCGATTGGGCGTGCCTGCCCTGATCGTCTCGCTGACCATCGTCGCGTTCGGCACGTCGGCACCCGAGCTTTTGATCTCGGTCCAGGCGATTGCCGAAGGCGTGCCGGGGCTGGCCATGGGTAACGTGGTTGGTTCGAACACAGCAAATATCCTGCTGGTGCTTGGCGTTCCCGCTCTGATCTCGGGTCTGTCCACGGCAACATGTGACACCAAGAAAAGCTATCTTCAGATGATGGGGGCCACGTTGCTGTTCATCGTCTTGTGCATGGGTGGCGTCATCACATGGGTGCAAGGGCTGGTGCTTTTGGCCGCGCTTGGTCTGATGTTAAGCTCAGCGTTTCGCGAAGCTCTGTCGCACCGTCGTTCTAACCACGTTGCAGCGAATGATGCCTGTTGTGATGGCGAGGAAGAGGTCGAAGGCGCAGACCCCGACATGCCGTGGTGGAAAGTCATTCTGTTTCTTTTTCTGGGTCTGATTGGACTTCCGCTGGGGGCTGATCTTCTGGTCGACGCTTCGACCAATATCGCCCGGCATTATGGCGTTTCTGAAACGGTCATTGGCCTGACACTTGTGGCGTTGGGCACGTCTTTGCCCGAACTGGCGACGACGGTTATGGCCGCTCTGCGCAATCAGGCCGAAGTCGCATTGGGGAACGTGATCGGATCGAACATGTTCAACCTTCTGGCAATCATTGGTATTGCGTCGTTTATCGGTCCGATCCCGGTTGAGCTTGGCATCCTGCAATTTGATCTTTGGGTGATGCTGGGCACGTCTATTCTGTTGGCGCCTTTCGTGTTCCTGAAATGGCATATGGGTCGCATTTGGGGCATCGTATTGTCTGCGCTTTACGTGATCTATGTGATGATCGTTCTGGGGATGTCCGGATGA
- a CDS encoding SDR family oxidoreductase, producing the protein MNQPRALITGAGARLGRAMALELARQGCDVVVHYATSEDGAAETVRELQAMGRNAVTVHADLLDMEQVETLIPRAANALGGPLSVLVNNASIFEYDTLTSATQESWDRHISSNLRAPFFLMQSFAAQVSKAVLDENGESLPQSLVVNMLDQRVQKPTPEFMTYSLAKNALWALTRSGAQALAPHVRVNGIAPGTTLIGARQSQAHFDGQRAASLLQRGANVEDITAALAFFLNAPAVTGQMIAVDGGQHLAWHTPDIRGVEGY; encoded by the coding sequence ATGAACCAGCCACGCGCATTGATAACCGGGGCAGGTGCGCGTCTTGGCCGTGCCATGGCGTTGGAACTTGCGCGGCAAGGATGCGATGTGGTCGTTCACTATGCCACGTCAGAAGACGGGGCAGCCGAGACCGTCAGAGAACTACAAGCCATGGGTCGCAACGCCGTTACCGTGCACGCCGATCTATTGGACATGGAGCAAGTTGAAACGCTCATCCCCCGTGCAGCAAATGCGTTGGGCGGACCGCTATCTGTTCTGGTCAACAACGCGTCGATCTTCGAATATGACACGCTGACCTCGGCTACACAGGAAAGCTGGGACAGGCATATCTCGTCAAACCTTCGTGCACCGTTCTTCCTGATGCAGTCTTTTGCCGCGCAAGTGTCCAAAGCCGTTCTTGATGAAAACGGCGAAAGCCTTCCCCAATCGCTTGTCGTGAACATGCTGGATCAGCGCGTGCAAAAACCCACGCCCGAGTTCATGACCTATAGCCTTGCCAAGAACGCCTTGTGGGCCCTGACCCGGTCGGGCGCGCAGGCATTGGCCCCACATGTCCGCGTCAACGGCATCGCTCCTGGCACCACACTGATCGGTGCGCGTCAGTCGCAGGCGCACTTTGACGGACAGCGCGCTGCATCACTTTTGCAACGTGGTGCGAACGTCGAAGATATCACTGCGGCACTTGCATTTTTCCTAAATGCACCAGCCGTAACGGGCCAAATGATTGCGGTGGATGGCGGGCAACATTTGGCATGGCATACCCCGGACATACGCGGCGTCGAAGGTTACTGA
- the uvrC gene encoding excinuclease ABC subunit UvrC has protein sequence MNAKNTRDEQEKLEVPVGHGVIQSYLKTLDNSPGVYRMLDAKGRVLYVGKARSLKKRVSSYAKPTGHTARIARMISQTASMMFLTTQTETEALLLEQNLIKQLKPHFNVLLRDDKSFPNILVTGHDFPQIKKHRGARKEKGAYYGPFASADAVNRTLNQLQKVFLLRDCSDAMFETRTRPCLQYQIKRCAGPCVGKISDADYAKLVRDAEDFLSGRTTKMQENLAADMQAASEAMEFEKAAILRDRIRALTQVQQAQGVNPRGVAEADVIALHMDGGQACVQVFFIRAHQNWGNRDFYPRTGAGAEPGEVLQAFVGQFYDQKEPPRLILLSDPLDEQDLMAEALSERLGRKVEISVPLRGEKSELVANAQRNARESLGRKMAETATQARLLDGIAQAFDLDGPPRRIEVYDNSHIQGAHAVGAMIVAGPEGFMKSQYRKFNIKGDDLTPGDDFGMMKEVLTRRFKRLLKEDPDREGEHWPDLLLIDGGAGQVSAVHQIMEELGVTDIPMIGVAKGVDRDQGKEEFYRRKKRPFALKRNDPVLYFIQRLRDEAHRFAIGTHRAKRAKAQGSTPLDDVPGVGATRKRALLQHFGSAKAVSRAGLDDLKTVDGISETLAETIYGFFHDKG, from the coding sequence ATGAACGCTAAAAACACCAGAGATGAGCAGGAAAAACTGGAGGTTCCGGTTGGGCATGGTGTTATCCAATCCTACCTGAAAACGCTAGACAATTCGCCGGGTGTCTACCGGATGCTCGATGCCAAAGGGCGGGTGCTATATGTCGGCAAAGCGCGCAGTCTGAAAAAACGCGTGTCGAGCTATGCCAAACCAACGGGCCACACCGCTCGCATCGCTCGGATGATCAGCCAGACCGCCTCGATGATGTTTCTAACCACGCAGACAGAGACCGAGGCGCTGCTGCTGGAACAGAACCTAATCAAGCAATTGAAGCCACATTTCAACGTGCTGCTGCGTGACGACAAGAGCTTTCCGAACATTCTGGTCACCGGACATGATTTTCCGCAGATCAAAAAGCACCGGGGTGCGCGGAAAGAAAAGGGTGCTTACTACGGCCCCTTTGCCAGCGCTGATGCGGTGAACCGGACGCTGAACCAGTTGCAGAAGGTGTTCCTGCTGCGCGATTGTTCGGACGCGATGTTTGAAACCCGTACACGGCCTTGTCTTCAATATCAGATCAAGCGGTGTGCCGGTCCGTGCGTGGGGAAAATCAGCGATGCAGACTATGCAAAGCTGGTGCGTGACGCCGAAGATTTTCTGTCGGGCCGCACGACAAAAATGCAAGAAAACCTGGCCGCTGATATGCAAGCGGCATCCGAGGCGATGGAGTTCGAAAAAGCCGCCATTCTGCGCGACCGTATCCGCGCTTTGACGCAAGTGCAGCAGGCGCAAGGCGTCAACCCGCGCGGCGTGGCCGAGGCGGACGTGATTGCGCTTCACATGGACGGGGGGCAGGCCTGTGTGCAGGTGTTCTTCATCCGCGCGCACCAGAACTGGGGCAACCGCGACTTCTATCCGCGCACAGGAGCGGGGGCAGAGCCGGGAGAAGTGCTTCAAGCCTTCGTAGGCCAGTTCTATGACCAGAAGGAACCGCCACGCCTGATCCTGCTGTCCGACCCGCTGGACGAACAGGACCTGATGGCCGAGGCGTTGTCGGAACGGTTGGGGCGCAAGGTTGAGATATCGGTGCCCCTGCGGGGCGAGAAATCCGAGCTTGTCGCCAACGCCCAACGCAATGCCCGCGAAAGCCTGGGGCGCAAGATGGCCGAAACGGCTACGCAAGCACGGCTGCTGGACGGAATCGCTCAGGCGTTTGATCTGGACGGTCCGCCCCGGCGGATCGAGGTCTATGACAACTCGCACATTCAAGGCGCCCACGCCGTTGGCGCGATGATCGTGGCCGGGCCAGAAGGCTTCATGAAAAGCCAGTACCGCAAATTTAACATCAAGGGCGACGACCTGACCCCCGGCGACGATTTCGGCATGATGAAAGAGGTGCTGACCCGCCGCTTCAAACGCCTGCTGAAAGAAGATCCCGACCGCGAGGGCGAACACTGGCCCGACCTTCTGCTGATCGACGGCGGGGCCGGGCAAGTCAGTGCGGTGCATCAGATCATGGAAGAACTGGGTGTGACCGACATTCCGATGATCGGGGTGGCGAAGGGGGTCGATCGTGATCAGGGTAAAGAAGAATTCTACCGACGGAAAAAGCGCCCCTTCGCGTTGAAACGAAATGACCCGGTTCTGTATTTCATCCAACGCCTGCGGGACGAAGCGCACCGTTTCGCCATCGGCACCCACCGCGCCAAACGCGCCAAAGC